One region of Wyeomyia smithii strain HCP4-BCI-WySm-NY-G18 chromosome 3, ASM2978416v1, whole genome shotgun sequence genomic DNA includes:
- the LOC129727111 gene encoding GTPase-activating protein CdGAPr isoform X1: protein MMSNTSKHYQFGGGATAATQPEAASIGATGGGIIIRMSEKQRTVSDSESEINYDMFNSSVTNSEYGGSVMNTSQISNASSDSTHIKSANLTRSQNLGGSCRFPKLEECAHFHYERVQLGKLTVRLVADEKNDSQLGPQSGQSSLLASTDLSSSQMAVKNSWFIIRITAGRSDSFMIKRSFENMRFLDEMLHRCVYDRRVSELENLKEMDVSDKSDEELETLVGAYLTRLSVIASDAMTCGPVLTWLQIDNKGRRLPVADEQTMKCINTPAVGAAYGVRRYVAQACDEISIEVGDMISVIDMPSPAESIWWRGKKSHLQKNQYEVGFFPQSCVATIGDKVPRHMPFPAPLVGSLAVSPTKPVLRKHGKLIAFFRSFILSRPSRRRLKQSGIYKERVFSCDLGEHLLNSGQDIPMVLKCCAEFIEEYGIVDGIYRLSGITSNIQKLRRAFDEERIPDLTHPEIKQDIHAVSSLLKMYFRELPNPLCTYQLYDHFVDAIQTRPDAPTDLKLRLIRQTVQKLPPPHYRTLKYLATHLYKISRHSTSTGMTERNIAIVWAPNLLRSPALESGGVAALRGVGVQAVVTEYLISNCEQIFDDNADDFGSHYVESQPNSLSDSNSIQNHGGVDQDLSLSMERPKSLSVGGAKLLSLEEARIRKNCMENSEKSIPINITNPSTHIGSYIEVGGGPSSLPDKYHTVLPVPRSWNKRKSHSSWKSIFTRQPRQSNSNQDIKEYSNASTPTSKDPPVIITNGRTPDQERMKPDQNGCIKESNSGLLQDKMTKSVDLFDGKSLTIESCARSSSVDSLRTTGHSRSVSHDSYFDLLQSPLRGGAVTCPSRELSELGLNFDREEPEMRIFSESESLVSSPKVAKESVRRTLRARPEEYTSGGNSVNPSPKKQPRLNIQSPTEANKQQQQWMVATANTGSLNADESLCKRYKLEDQLSDIQYIDCNTPEHNVSSAGSSLNNNTIFTSAQVHRSPLQEDSDGENEPAGMRNSYPGPQYSYVKYDSPIKETRFSYPGSSAKNRGTSRDAKEQAMNVDEQQQQQQQQQSVQKNGSSLYESFILCSQAAKPPQYPGRYSYYQASGGASVDNGGIGSSSGEPRACDDLQVVPRSCSENVLRKSDTQKSKLSIMTPQSPVQSPCYSLLLGSTSSDNSSNLNTPTYELDISRVLGQQQLLSQSSDKTKDETETRDIKALKRELSLDLSEAGIKLSSGKHLATKKTSSPNTPSNFASDNTNTNTTTTTSQSMTPSEFCYQNLNPDLSPGELVTFAPKVAANKPGTPIKATINITYNVRSPIRKEQEDSIFRSPAYSAGSVTPTSPKIITQPKVIEDLPDEDEYQRERRSIYENVLVTPLDSPSQPGKEAAAAKRLLETNFDETMVYEQVKFYKNAVSEVNHLLGEEEDDRHAKEVCDVETSSRLVDLSINEEEVKVPEQDEFEEKSKVKLKIKEDEDEEEEDDDDENTDGINNNKQDAHSRLGTDSSHSEVKEKIDFILTSKSEEESDDVPMSDVNDDSLEFDNTDVSLYENVELRKKPFAPVYENMRPGPINSICSTLKSTTDDEFSSLCADRSDMDNEMEYRIEIPPKIELKPSTNNVSVKQLATKFETSPVDSNPPFDFQQQSRLNNNRGSAGPVVTIRNKSAKDYQNLTNITRSLDENAFIREFGSARKLESFNKSIQQIPEIDIILNENNPNRRKSLDFTRPKSLNPPKKLPSLVGEGIENVNDNGAGATPPHDCCRQQQQQKCSPPPNLKLDLSTKIEDTKEARLYNVRITPTTENRISLVQYNYDNRLNRRDSQPLLQQDEDRNSITSISSLKMLGSCKLDRSRIEKIKEERRHQLSEKYRSESFKGERISGDYGRLKSKSKSELREFNGDGDAAVDTGKKYDSLRFRSKSRVELSDQRQFNSGGGGGGRGGVGLGAAVSLNTVAPSGGGRTRRISDEKNQNDCIVASCSPPRIVANIPQDASISQVCDSKFEFKTRQKFDKRNSTNSGDYPVSLSAGRERDSFNGGTPKSFARSGSGTQRDRFSPQISIKDVAAMFESRSQNQS from the exons CGGACTCTTTTATGATCAAGCGTTCCTTCGAGAATATGCGGTTCCTGGACGAGATGCTGCATCGATGTGTGTATGACCGCAGGGTTAGTGAGCTGGAGAATCTAAAGGAGATGGATGTTTCGGATAAGTCAGATGAGGAGCTGGAGACGCTGGTGGGAGCGTATCTCACTCGGTTGTCGGTTATCGCTTCGGATGCTATGACCTGTGGGCCTGTACTAACTTGGTTGCAGATCGATAACAAAGGACGCCGACTTCCGGTGGCGGACGAGCAAACAATGAAGTGCATCAATACACCAGCGGTAGGAGCTGCTTACGGGGTGAGGAGATACGTGGCACAAGCGTGCGATGAGATTTCTATCGAGGTTGGGGACATGATTTCGGTCATTGATATGCCCAGTCCTGCCGAATCAATCTGGTGGCGTGGAAAGAAAAGCCACTTGCAAAAGAACCAATATGAAGTTGGGTTTTTCCCTCAGAGCTGCGTGGCCACAATCGGCGATAAGGTTCCTCGCCACATGCCCTTCCCTGCTCCACTGGTTGGCTCCCTGGCTGTGTCACCAACAAAACCAGTGCTCAGGAAACATGGTAAATTGATAGCCTTCTTCCGAAGTTTCATACTATCCAGACCTTCCAGACGTCGGCTTAAACAAAGCGGAATTTACAAAGAGCGGGTGTTTTCGTGTGACTTGGGCGAACACTTGCTCAACAGCGGTCAAGACATTCCAATGGTTCTGAAATGTTGTGCGGAGTTCATCGAAGAGTACGGAATAGTGGATGGAATCTATCGTCTGTCGGGGATCACCTCCAACATACAGAAGCTCAGACGTGCTTTCGATGAGGAACGAATTCCGGATTTAACACACCCGGAAATCAAGCAAGACATTCACGCCGTGAGTTCCTTACTGAAGATGTACTTCCGCGAACTCCCAAATCCCCTGTGCACATACCAGCTGTACGACCACTTTGTAGACGCTATTCAAACACGACCAGACGCTCCTACTGATCTCAAACTGCGATTGATCCGACAAACCGTTCAAAAACTACCGCCTCCGCATTATCGAACGCTAAAGTATCTGGCAACGCATTTGTACAAAATTTCGCGTCATTCAACAAGCACTGGAATGACAGAACGTAACATTGCTATCGTTTGGGCACCGAATCTGCTCCGTTCGCCGGCTTTGGAATCCGGTGGGGTAGCTGCGCTTCGTGGTGTCGGTGTGCAGGCTGTTGTCACCGAGTATTTGATCAGCAACTGCGAACAGATCTTCGATGATAATGCGGATGATTTCGGCAGCCATTACGTGGAATCGCAACCGAATTCTCTCAGCGATTCCAATAGCATTCAAAATCACGGTGGAGTGGATCAGGACCTGTCGCTTTCGATGGAAAGACCAAAGAGCCTGAGCGTAGGTGGAGCCAAATTGTTGAGTCTTGAAGAAGCTCGGATTCGGAAGAACTGCATGGAAAATAGCGAAAAATCGATACCCATCAATATCACAAACCCCTCAACGCACATTGGATCCTACATCGAAGTCGGTGGGGGTCCATCCAGTTTACCGGATAAGTACCACACAGTGCTGCCAGTGCCAAG AAGCTGGAATAAACGAAAATCACATTCGTCTTGGAAGTCAATATTCACCAGACAACCGCGGCAGTCGAACAGCAACCAAGACATTAAGGAGTACAGCAACGCTTCAACGCCCACGTCAAAGGACCCACCCGTAATCATCACCAATGGACGAACGCCGGACCAGGAACGCATGAAACCAGATCAGAATGGCTGCATCAAGGAGAGCAACAGCGGGCTACTGCAGGATAAGATGACTAAAA GCGTAGACCTCTTCGACGGCAAATCACTCACAATCGAGTCCTGCGCACGGTCAAGTTCGGTGGACAGTTTGCGAACCACTGGCCACAGCCGTTCAGTTTCGCACGATTCATACTTTGATTTGCTGCAGTCACCGTTGCGCGGCGGAGCCGTTACCTGCCCCAGCCGCGAACTGTCGGAGCTTGGACTGAATTTCGATCGCGAAGAACCAGAAATGCGCATCTTTTCCGAGAGCGAGAGTTTGGTCAGCAGCCCCAAGGTGGCAAAGGAG TCCGTACGAAGAACACTGAGAGCGCGACCAGAAGAATATACCAGTGGTGGAAACAGTGTAAATCCCAGCCCGAAAAAACAGCCGCGATTAAATATTCAGAGCCCAACGGAAGCCAACAAGCAGCAGCAACAGTGGATGGTTGCTACAGCAAACACCGGATCGCTGAATGCAGACGAAAGTCTCTGCAAACGGTACAAGCTGGAAGATCAGCTCAGCGATATCCAGTACATTGACTGCAACACCCCGGAGCACAACGTTTCCAGTGCGGGATCTTCATTGAACAATAATACGATTTTTACCAGTGCACAGGTGCACCGGTCACCGTTGCAGGAGGATTCGGATGGCGAGAATGAACCAGCTGGTATGAGAAATTCCTATCCAGGACCTCAGTATAGCTACGTGAAGTACGACTCTCCAATCAAGGAAACCCGGTTCAGCTATCCGGGATCTAGTGCCAAAAACAGGGGAACTTCACGAGATGCTAAGGAGCAGGCGATGAATGTAGAtgagcaacaacaacagcagcagcagcagcaatcgGTACAAAAGAACGGATCATCGCTTTACGAGAG TTTTATTCTGTGCAGCCAGGCCGCCAAGCCGCCTCAATATCCGGGTCGTTACAGCTACTATCAGGCCAGTGGGGGTGCCAGCGTCGACAACGGTGGGATCGGTTCGAGCTCCGGTGAGCCTAGGGCTTGTGATGATTTGCAGGTAGTTCCCCGCAGTTGCTCCGAAAATGTGCTCCGGAAAAGCGACACACAAAAGAGCAAACTGAGTATTATGACGCCCCAGTCGCCGGTTCAGAGTCCGTGTTACTCGCTGCTGCTCGGATCGACGAGCTCCGATAACAGTAGCAATTTGAATACACCAACATACGAATTGGATATTTCGCGAGTTTTAGGCCAGCAGCAGCTGCTATCACAGTCATCAGATAAAACCAAAGACGAAACCGAAACGAGAGACATTAAAGCACTAAAGCGAGAGCTTTCACTTGATCTGAGCGAAGCTGGCATCAAACTGAGCAGTGGAAAACATTTGGCGACGAAGAAGACATCCTCCCCCAATACCCCATCGAATTTCGCCTCAGATAACACAAACACCAACACAACGACGACTACCAGTCAGTCGATGACACCAAGCGAATTCTGCTACCAAAATCTTAACCCAGATCTTTCCCCCGGAGAGCTGGTTACATTCGCCCCAAAGGTGGCGGCAAACAAACCGGGAACACCGATCAAAGCTACAATCAACATAACCTACAATGTACGCTCTCCCATCCGGAAAGAACAAGAAGACAGTATATTTCGTTCACCGGCTTATTCTGCTGGTTCCGTCACTCCCACTTCGCCAAAAATCATAACGCAACCGAAAGTCATCGAGGATTTACCCGATGAAGACGAATACCAACGTGAGCGGCGGAGTATCTATGaaaatgtgttggtaactccgCTGGATTCGCCCTCACAGCCGGGAAAGGAAGCGGCTGCTGCCAAACGGTTGCTGGAGACCAATTTCGATGAAACGATGGTTTACGAACAAGTTAAATTCTATAAAAACGCGGTGTCCGAGGTAAACCATTTACTGGGCGAAGAGGAGGATGATCGTCATGCGAAAGAAGTGTGTGACGTTGAGACGTCTTCCAGACTGGTGGATTTGTCCATCAACGAGGAAGAGGTTAAAGTACCTGAACAAGACGAGTTTGAAGAAAAGTCAAAAGTTAAGCTAAAAATCAAAGAAGACGAGGACGAAGAGGAGGAAGACGACGACGATGAGAACACTGACGGTATTAACAATAACAAGCAAGACGCTCATTCGAGACTCGGGACGGACTCGTCCCATTCGGAGGTGAAGGAAAAAATAGATTTCATTCTGACGAGCAAGAGTGAGGAGGAAAGTGACGATGTTCCGATGTCAGATGTGAACGACGATAGTCTTGAGTTTGATAACACAGACGTCTCCCTGTATGAGAATGTAGAGCTGCGGAAAAAACCTTTCGCGCCCGTTTATGAAAACATGCGACCAGGACCGATCAATTCGATCTGTTCTACACTTAAGTCAACAACTGACGACGAATTCTCCTCACTCTGTGCCGATCGCAGTGATATGGACAACGAAATGGAGTACAGAATAGAAATACCCCCCAAAATCGAGCTGAAACCGTCGACCAACAACGTAAGCGTGAAGCAGTTAGCAACAAAGTTCGAAACTAGTCCGGTGGACTCAAATCCACCATTTGATTTTCAGCAGCAGTCCCGTCTGAACAACAATCGGGGAAGCGCAGGCCCTGTAGTAACGATCCGAAACAAATCCGCTAAAGACTATCAGAACCTTACAAACATAACCCGTAGCCTGGACGAAAACGCGTTCATTCGCGAATTCGGAAGCGCTCGAAAGCTGGAAAGCTTCAACAAAAGCATCCAGCAGATTCCCGAAATCGATATCATCCTGAACGAGAACAACCCGAACCGCCGCAAGTCGCTAGACTTTACCAGACCAAAGAGCCTCAATCCACCGAAAAAGCTACCTTCGTTGGTTGGCGAGGGGATCGAAAACGTGAACGACAATGGCGCTGGAGCTACTCCTCCTCACGACTGTTgccggcagcagcagcagcagaaatgCTCTCCACCGCCTAACCTGAAGCTAGATCTCTCGACCAAGATAGAGGACACCAAAGAAGCCAGACTGTACAATGTGCGTATCACACCGACCACCGAGAACCGGATTTCACTGGTTCAGTACAACTACGATAACCGACTCAATCGACGAGATTCCCAACCGCTACTGCAGCAGGATGAAGACCGCAACAGCATAACAAGTATCTCCAGCCTAAAAATGCTCGGTAGTTGTAAGCTGGACCGCAGCCGAATCGAAAAAATTAAGGAAGAACGTCGTCATCAACTGAGCGAGAAGTATCGGTCCGAATCCTTTAAAGGGGAGCGTATTTCCGGCGATTACGGTCGGTtaaaatctaaatctaaatcaGAGTTGCGAGAGTTCAACGGGGACGGTGATGCAGCAGTTGATACCGGTAAAAAGTACGACTCGTTACGCTTCCGCTCGAAGTCCCGTGTCGAGTTGTCTGATCAACGGCAGTTTAATAgcggcggtggtggtggtggtcgTGGAGGCGTTGGTCTAGGTGCTGCAGTTTCGCTCAATACAGTCGCCCCCAGCGGTGGAGGTCGAACGCGACGGATAAGCGATGAGAAAAATCAAAACGATTGCATCGTAGCTTCCTGCAGTCCGCCGCGAATCGTGGCAAACATTCCACAGGATGCCAGCATTTCGCAGGTGTGTGATAGCAAGTTCGAATTCAAGACGCGCCAGAAGTTCGACAAACGGAACAGCACCAACAGTGGCGATTATCCGGTCTCGCTGTCCGCTGGCCGGGAGCGGGACAGTTTCAACGGCGGCACGCCGAAAAGTTTTGCAAGGAGCGGCTCCGGAACACA